In Mus musculus strain C57BL/6J chromosome 9, GRCm38.p6 C57BL/6J, one genomic interval encodes:
- the Htr1b gene encoding 5-hydroxytryptamine receptor 1B, with amino-acid sequence MEEQGIQCAPPPPAASQTGVPLTNLSHNCSADGYIYQDSIALPWKVLLVALLALITLATTLSNAFVIATVYRTRKLHTPANYLIASLAVTDLLVSILVMPISTMYTVTGRWTLGQVVCDFWLSSDITCCTASIMHLCVIALDRYWAITDAVEYSAKRTPKRAAIMIVLVWVFSISISLPPFFWRQAKAEEEMLDCFVNTDHVLYTVYSTVGAFYLPTLLLIALYGRIYVEARSRILKQTPNKTGKRLTRAQLITDSPGSTSSVTSINSRAPDVPSESGSPVYVNQVKVRVSDALLEKKKLMAARERKATKTLGIILGAFIVCWLPFFIISLVMPICKDACWFHMAIFDFFNWLGYLNSLINPIIYTMSNEDFKQAFHKLIRFKCAG; translated from the coding sequence ATGGAGGAGCAGGGTATTCAGTGCGCCCCGCCGCCTCCCGCCGCCTCCCAGACAGGGGTACCTCTCACCAACCTCTCCCACAACTGCAGCGCCGACGGCTACATTTACCAGGACTCCATCGCCCTGCCCTGGAAAGTCCTGCTGGTTGCTTTGTTGGCGCTCATCACCTTGGCCACCACGCTCTCCAACGCCTTTGTAATCGCTACGGTGTATCGGACCCGGAAGCTACACACCCCGGCTAACTACCTGATCGCCTCTCTGGCAGTCACTGACCTGCTCGTGTCCATCCTGGTGATGCCCATCAGCACCATGTACACGGTCACTGGACGCTGGACACTAGGCCAGGTGGTCTGCGACTTCTGGCTGTCGTCGGATATCACCTGTTGCACTGCTTCCATCATGCATCTCTGTGTCATCGCCCTGGACCGCTACTGGGCCATCACCGATGCGGTGGAGTATTCTGCTAAAAGGACTCCCAAAAGGGCGGCCATCATGATCGTGCTGGTGTGGGTCTTCTCCATCTCTATTTCGTTGCCACCCTTCTTCTGGCGTCAAGCCAAAGCAGAGGAGGAGATGCTGGACTGCTTTGTGAACACCGACCACGTCCTCTACACGGTCTACTCCACGGTGGGCGCTTTCTATTTACCCACCCTGCTCCTCATCGCCCTCTATGGCCGCATCTATGTGGAAGCCCGCTCTCGGATTTTGAAACAGACACCCAACAAGACCGGCAAGCGCTTGACCCGAGCCCAGTTGATAACAGACTCCCCGGGATCCACATCCTCGGTCACCTCCATTAACTCCCGGGCTCCGGACGTGCCCAGTGAGTCCGGGTCTCCTGTGTACGTGAACCAAGTCAAAGTGCGAGTCTCAGACGCCCTGCTGGAAAAGAAGAAACTCATGGCCGCTAGGGAGCGCAAAGCCACCAAGACCCTAGGGATCATTTTAGGAGCATTTATTGTGTGTTGGCTGCCCTTCTTCATCATCTCCCTGGTGATGCCTATCTGTAAGGATGCCTGCTGGTTTCACATGGCCATTTTTGACTTCTTCAATTGGTTAGGCTATCTTAACTCCCTCATCAACCCCATCATCTACACCATGTCCAATGAGGACTTCAAACAAGCGTTCCACAAACTGATACGCTTTAAGTGCGCAGGTTGA